The DNA window AGAACTGCTCCTATCCCGGCCTGTTTGATACTTTTTAGGGCTTTCCCGTCTTCTGCCTGCACATAAGCATATCCTTGATTCAGTTTCTCCAGGGGAGATAAGGCCCGCATTTTCTCCAGATACAATTCCATCCGGTGGCGGGTTTTAAGAAGTGTCTGTTCTGCCCTGGCCCGCATCCGTTCTTCCAGATCCGCCAGACGCTGCCGGTTATCAGCGATCCGTGTCCTTGGATGCAGATATTCCAGACGGATAGATACGGATTTCAGCCGGGCGCGCCACAACTCCAGCTTCTGACGCAGGACGCGGCCCATCCTCCCTTCCAGCTCCCTGATCCGTTCCTGGGTCTGGTAAAGATCATATACCGCAAGCTCCGCCGCCGCGGAAGGCGTAGGCGCCCTTAAGTCCGCCGCAAAGTCCGCGATCGTAGTGTCTGTCTCATGTCCCACCGCCGAGATGATCGGCGTCCGGCAGTTGAAGATAGCACGGGCTACTACTTCTTCGTTAAACGCCCACAGATCCTCTATAGAACCTCCGCCTCTTCCTACAATGATCACATCTACGTCAGATCGATCCAGCAGTTCTATCCCTCGGACAATACTTTCCTTGGCTCCCTCTCCCTGCACTTTGGCCGGATATAAGATCAACTGCACATAGGGATTCCTTCGCCTGGAAATATTGATGATATCCCGGACAGCCGCCCCTGTGGGAGCCGTCACCACACCTACCCTGGAAGCGTAGGCGGGGATCT is part of the Lachnospiraceae bacterium KGMB03038 genome and encodes:
- the xseA gene encoding exodeoxyribonuclease VII large subunit, producing the protein MAQNVYTVKQVNAYIKNMFTQDYMLGRIYVKGEVSNCKYHTSGHIYFSLKDESGTIACVMFAGQRGGLSFRMGEGQQVIVFGQVNVYERSGSYQLYAKEIRLDGEGALYERFQALKRELEEMGMFAREYKKEIPAYASRVGVVTAPTGAAVRDIINISRRRNPYVQLILYPAKVQGEGAKESIVRGIELLDRSDVDVIIVGRGGGSIEDLWAFNEEVVARAIFNCRTPIISAVGHETDTTIADFAADLRAPTPSAAAELAVYDLYQTQERIRELEGRMGRVLRQKLELWRARLKSVSIRLEYLHPRTRIADNRQRLADLEERMRARAEQTLLKTRHRMELYLEKMRALSPLEKLNQGYAYVQAEDGKALKSIKQAGIGAVLEVYVTDGRVRAEVLDKKEEQHG